In Candidatus Eisenbacteria bacterium, the following are encoded in one genomic region:
- a CDS encoding DUF362 domain-containing protein, translating into MPEVAKVYFAPVRSKTNRGLVARFGGMLEAMSLNIFERGDLVAVKLTFGEEGCTTFVHPIFVRKAVDWIKEGGGKPFLTDSCTLYLGERSNGIDHLNLAVRHGFSHATIGAPIVIADGIASRDYVEVEVGLKHFKKVRYGANAHHAHALFCISHFKGHLGTGFGGTFKNIGMGLGSRSAKQKMHAVVKPEFRDKGSCTGCARCVEDCPSSAIRIVAQKATFDYSKCSGCGECISVCPERALRILWNESPRNLCEKIVETAYGVLENKKGRAAFFNFVLDVTPDCDCLGWSDNAIVPNVGILGSIDPVAVEQASLDMVNAQPALPGSGLGPDVGPGADKFKGLRLEIEGERQIEYAEELGMGTRRYEVVNVDTLERK; encoded by the coding sequence TTGCCGGAAGTCGCTAAGGTCTATTTCGCCCCGGTCAGGTCGAAAACGAACAGAGGTCTTGTGGCAAGGTTCGGTGGCATGCTCGAGGCCATGTCGTTGAACATCTTTGAAAGAGGAGATCTTGTCGCCGTAAAGTTGACTTTCGGCGAGGAAGGATGCACCACGTTCGTTCATCCCATCTTTGTGCGGAAGGCGGTGGACTGGATCAAGGAAGGGGGGGGAAAGCCTTTTCTGACCGACTCCTGCACACTCTACCTGGGTGAGCGGAGTAACGGCATAGACCATCTCAATCTGGCGGTCCGGCACGGGTTCAGTCACGCCACCATCGGGGCTCCCATCGTGATAGCAGACGGAATAGCGTCGCGGGATTACGTCGAAGTCGAGGTGGGGCTGAAGCATTTCAAGAAAGTCCGGTACGGCGCAAACGCACACCACGCGCACGCCCTATTCTGCATTTCTCACTTCAAGGGACACCTTGGTACGGGATTCGGGGGTACTTTTAAGAACATCGGGATGGGTCTCGGCTCGAGAAGCGCGAAACAGAAGATGCACGCCGTTGTGAAACCGGAATTCAGGGACAAGGGCTCGTGCACGGGATGCGCCAGGTGCGTTGAAGACTGTCCGTCGAGCGCAATAAGGATTGTGGCGCAAAAGGCGACGTTCGACTACTCGAAGTGCTCGGGCTGCGGCGAGTGCATTTCCGTGTGTCCGGAGCGAGCTCTCAGAATACTGTGGAACGAATCACCTCGGAACCTTTGCGAGAAAATCGTTGAGACCGCCTACGGCGTGCTCGAGAACAAGAAGGGAAGAGCCGCGTTCTTCAATTTTGTGCTCGATGTGACGCCCGATTGCGATTGCCTCGGCTGGAGCGACAACGCGATTGTCCCGAACGTCGGGATTCTTGGCTCGATCGATCCGGTCGCGGTGGAGCAGGCGTCGCTCGACATGGTCAACGCCCAGCCGGCCCTGCCGGGTTCGGGGCTCGGGCCCGACGTGGGTCCCGGCGCGGACAAGTTCAAGGGCCTGAGACTGGAGATAGAGGGCGAGAGACAAATAGAGTACGCCGAGGAGTTGGGAATGGGTACGCGAAGGTACGAGGTCGTCAACGTCGACACTCTTGAGCGGAAATGA
- a CDS encoding sugar phosphate isomerase/epimerase, whose product MKFGASTLMKGRVEEFFDGAKDSFEAVEIVCDSPYATPLDINTRFLQSVRKALGVEYTVHSPFTSTDIGALDYSLRKQSVGRILEAIEVGSVIEASIIVVHPSPGTRGSIEEREKIRALEKESLEEIHIFARPRGIRVCVENMPSGFPFLDRSLASGVMHLVEGLEGAGVTFDVGHANTTTVLPEKMLEHFGRDLVAHVHVHDNRGVRDDHLEIGKGNIHWREVVTRLVEVQYQGILMDESLNIEAAKRGIRFLKKLFEEVEKLAGSR is encoded by the coding sequence ATGAAATTCGGCGCTTCAACGCTCATGAAAGGCAGGGTCGAGGAGTTTTTCGATGGGGCCAAGGACAGTTTCGAGGCGGTCGAGATAGTCTGCGACAGCCCCTACGCAACGCCGCTCGACATAAACACGCGGTTTCTTCAGTCCGTCAGGAAGGCCCTCGGCGTGGAATACACGGTGCATTCTCCATTCACGTCGACGGACATTGGCGCGCTGGACTATTCACTGAGAAAGCAGAGCGTGGGACGCATACTCGAGGCGATCGAGGTGGGTTCCGTGATCGAGGCCTCGATCATAGTCGTCCATCCGAGCCCCGGTACGCGGGGCTCCATCGAGGAGCGTGAGAAGATCAGAGCGCTCGAGAAGGAATCTCTTGAGGAGATCCACATTTTCGCGAGGCCAAGGGGCATCAGGGTATGTGTCGAGAACATGCCTTCGGGTTTTCCCTTCTTGGATAGGAGTCTTGCGTCGGGCGTCATGCATCTGGTGGAGGGCTTGGAAGGAGCCGGAGTAACGTTCGACGTCGGCCACGCCAACACGACCACGGTCTTGCCGGAGAAGATGCTGGAGCACTTCGGCCGCGACCTCGTGGCTCACGTTCACGTACACGACAACCGTGGAGTCAGGGACGACCACCTGGAGATAGGGAAAGGCAACATTCACTGGAGAGAAGTCGTGACGAGACTCGTTGAGGTGCAGTATCAAGGGATTCTCATGGACGAGAGTCTCAACATCGAGGCGGCGAAGAGAGGGATTAGATTCCTGAAGAAACTTTTCGAGGAGGTGGAGAAGCTTGCCGGAAGTCGCTAA
- the mutS gene encoding DNA mismatch repair protein MutS produces MKKQTPMMRQYSRIKEKHRDCILLFRMGDFYETFYDDAITASKVLGLALTSRDRDEEGKIPLAGIPWHSAERYISKLIQNGHSVAICDQIEEPDKSKKLVARQVVEVVTPGTVLSDSLLEAGKNNHVVAVAAGEPCGFAVADVSTGEFEASEMKLGEAIEEIERLSPAEIVVPEGSDLARLLSERLKGHSAARITEREGWQFSAHAACSQLEAHFGTSSLGSFGFDGDDAGAVAAGALLAYLKELKGTRLKQIFKLTRYRQRDFLMMDDTTIRNLELVQSIRTGNEDGSLLGTIRRTETAMGSRFLRMTILRPLARVEVISERHESVSELASDARTRETLVEALAGLLDVERLLSRIVNRKGGPRDVVSLGKCMRRLPGIREILTRAGSSLLKALGGRIGETDELASVIERALVEDAPLMARVPGFIRPGFCEELDGVRDSSFEAKQWIRSLQERERKRTGINTLKVGYNKVFGYYIEVTKANLSRVPSDYVRRQTLVNAERFITAELKERESLVLGAEERELEIELGLLGELQERVSQASAALLEAAAAVAEADLLLSLSRVALDRGYVRPQMREDTRILLRDSRHPVVEAMLEDEGFVPNDVDMDGENAQVLIVTGPNMAGKSTYTRQIALAVVLAQMGGFVPANLAEIGVVDRVFCRLGASDDIARGRSTFFAEMSETASILNNCTARSLVVLDEIGRGTSTFDGMSIAWAVLEYLQRLGPRTLFATHYRELTALASQMERVRNINVLVKEWGDRIVFVRKVVEGASDRSYGIQVARLAGLPEPVVQRAKEILASLENGGPSPLGRAEAVIPGDQLDLFAESARSMVKELAGMDTECMTPLEALRVLDELKRKYARTAHVADKE; encoded by the coding sequence GTGAAGAAGCAAACTCCGATGATGCGTCAGTACAGCCGGATCAAGGAGAAACATCGCGACTGCATTCTCCTCTTCAGGATGGGAGATTTCTACGAGACCTTCTACGACGATGCGATTACCGCCTCGAAAGTGCTGGGGCTCGCTCTCACGTCTCGAGACAGAGACGAAGAGGGGAAGATTCCTCTCGCCGGGATTCCGTGGCACAGCGCCGAGCGGTACATATCCAAACTGATACAGAACGGCCACAGTGTGGCAATATGTGATCAGATCGAAGAGCCGGACAAGAGTAAGAAGCTTGTCGCCAGGCAAGTGGTCGAAGTCGTCACTCCCGGGACCGTGCTTTCGGACTCGCTGCTCGAAGCAGGGAAGAACAATCACGTCGTGGCCGTGGCCGCAGGGGAGCCGTGCGGTTTTGCGGTCGCAGACGTTTCAACGGGTGAGTTTGAAGCTAGTGAAATGAAACTTGGTGAGGCCATCGAGGAAATCGAGAGGCTCTCTCCGGCCGAGATCGTCGTGCCAGAGGGTTCAGATCTCGCGCGCCTTCTGTCGGAAAGACTGAAGGGGCACTCTGCGGCGAGGATCACGGAGAGAGAAGGCTGGCAGTTCAGTGCGCACGCCGCCTGTTCCCAGCTCGAGGCGCACTTCGGGACCTCCTCGCTGGGATCGTTTGGCTTCGACGGGGACGACGCCGGCGCCGTGGCGGCAGGAGCATTGCTGGCGTACCTGAAGGAGCTCAAGGGAACGCGACTCAAGCAGATTTTCAAGTTGACGAGATACAGGCAGCGCGATTTTCTTATGATGGACGACACAACGATCCGCAATCTTGAGCTCGTCCAGTCGATTCGGACGGGCAACGAAGATGGCTCCTTGCTTGGAACCATAAGGAGAACCGAGACGGCGATGGGCTCGAGATTTCTTCGAATGACTATCTTGAGGCCGCTCGCGCGCGTGGAGGTCATATCGGAGCGGCACGAGTCTGTCAGTGAGCTGGCGTCCGACGCGCGGACCAGAGAAACGCTCGTTGAGGCGCTCGCAGGACTTCTGGACGTCGAACGGCTCTTGAGCAGGATCGTGAATCGGAAGGGCGGTCCGCGGGACGTGGTGTCGCTCGGCAAGTGCATGAGAAGGCTACCGGGGATCCGGGAAATCCTGACGCGCGCCGGCAGCTCTCTTCTCAAGGCGCTCGGCGGCAGAATAGGCGAGACCGACGAGCTTGCCTCGGTCATAGAGAGGGCGCTCGTGGAAGACGCGCCGCTGATGGCACGAGTTCCCGGGTTCATCCGGCCGGGTTTTTGCGAAGAGCTTGACGGCGTAAGGGATTCCTCTTTCGAGGCGAAGCAATGGATAAGGTCGCTTCAGGAAAGAGAGAGGAAGAGAACGGGGATAAACACGCTCAAGGTCGGATACAACAAAGTGTTCGGTTACTACATAGAGGTGACGAAAGCCAATCTCTCGCGTGTTCCGTCTGATTACGTGAGAAGGCAAACCCTCGTGAATGCGGAGCGTTTCATAACCGCAGAACTCAAGGAGAGGGAAAGCCTCGTCCTTGGTGCGGAGGAGCGGGAACTCGAGATCGAGCTCGGGTTGCTGGGAGAGCTTCAGGAGAGGGTGTCCCAAGCCTCCGCCGCTCTTCTCGAGGCGGCGGCAGCAGTTGCGGAGGCAGACTTGCTCCTGTCGTTGTCTCGCGTCGCCCTCGATAGAGGATACGTGAGGCCCCAGATGCGTGAGGACACAAGAATATTGTTGCGCGACTCGAGACACCCGGTTGTCGAGGCGATGCTCGAAGACGAGGGGTTCGTGCCGAACGACGTGGACATGGACGGCGAAAATGCACAGGTCTTGATCGTCACGGGTCCGAACATGGCAGGGAAGTCCACGTACACGAGACAAATAGCACTCGCGGTCGTGCTCGCTCAGATGGGCGGTTTTGTTCCGGCGAATCTTGCCGAGATCGGAGTAGTGGACAGGGTGTTCTGCAGGTTGGGTGCGTCGGACGACATTGCCAGGGGGCGCTCGACGTTCTTCGCAGAGATGAGCGAGACCGCGAGCATTCTCAATAACTGTACCGCAAGAAGCCTCGTCGTGCTTGATGAAATAGGCAGGGGCACCAGCACGTTTGACGGGATGAGCATCGCGTGGGCCGTGCTCGAGTATCTTCAGAGGCTGGGGCCCAGAACCTTGTTCGCGACGCACTACCGTGAGCTGACCGCACTTGCATCGCAGATGGAACGAGTCAGGAACATCAACGTGCTTGTCAAGGAATGGGGCGACAGGATAGTTTTCGTGAGGAAGGTCGTCGAGGGGGCGTCGGACAGGAGCTATGGAATCCAGGTCGCGAGGCTGGCCGGCTTGCCTGAGCCTGTCGTGCAAAGGGCGAAGGAAATACTCGCGTCCCTCGAAAATGGCGGGCCGAGCCCGCTGGGTAGGGCGGAGGCAGTAATACCCGGTGATCAGCTTGACCTCTTCGCCGAAAGCGCGAGGTCTATGGTGAAGGAGCTTGCCGGGATGGACACGGAATGCATGACACCCCTGGAAGCGCTGCGCGTGCTCGACGAACTGAAGCGGAAGTATGCAAGAACGGCTCACGTGGCCGACAAGGAATAG
- a CDS encoding tetratricopeptide repeat protein, translating into MPDLGELLVVGVPSVKKVILLSIGLLVALQSLAGAQELAKAWELLGKGERDRAREIATSVLASSQDQKARGEALLIQGLCEENGKRALGLLERFVSEFPGHPLRWRAETELGLHYYALGSYLGAVKHFEKARDLKPSKRERVTAVYWLGLSLEGAGDPAKAIPHFEAVKADDAGTGLVVPATLGVGDCLRAEGNYSLALSEYTRIVTKFGRSDWLPCALYGAGVCLDKLGRQNEALALYARLRREFPATSEATLVRERTRDAGKAKAVSTQAGNYTLQLGAFSQETNANGLASLLRDEGVTEVVIVQEERGGRVLYVVGLGDFPTREAAERKGKELRARLGLSYSIVAK; encoded by the coding sequence ATGCCAGACCTGGGAGAGCTTCTTGTCGTAGGGGTGCCTTCGGTGAAGAAAGTGATCTTGCTTTCGATAGGACTGCTGGTCGCGCTTCAGTCCCTGGCAGGCGCTCAGGAACTCGCGAAGGCCTGGGAGCTACTGGGCAAGGGTGAGAGAGACCGGGCCAGGGAGATCGCGACGAGTGTCCTGGCGAGTTCGCAGGATCAGAAGGCCAGGGGCGAGGCTCTGTTGATCCAGGGCCTGTGCGAAGAGAACGGAAAACGCGCATTGGGCCTGCTCGAGCGTTTTGTGTCGGAGTTTCCCGGCCACCCGCTTCGTTGGCGCGCCGAGACGGAACTCGGTCTTCACTACTACGCGCTTGGCAGTTACTTGGGAGCCGTGAAGCACTTTGAGAAGGCGAGAGATCTCAAACCATCCAAGAGAGAACGCGTGACGGCGGTCTATTGGCTGGGCCTCTCACTGGAGGGAGCCGGCGATCCCGCAAAGGCGATACCACACTTCGAAGCCGTGAAGGCGGACGACGCAGGAACAGGCCTCGTGGTACCGGCGACACTCGGGGTAGGTGATTGTCTCAGGGCCGAGGGAAACTACTCTCTGGCCCTTTCGGAGTACACACGAATTGTGACGAAGTTCGGCCGGAGCGACTGGCTCCCCTGTGCGCTCTATGGCGCGGGAGTCTGCCTCGACAAGCTCGGGCGGCAGAACGAGGCGCTCGCCCTTTACGCGAGGCTTCGACGAGAGTTTCCTGCGACCTCCGAGGCCACGCTTGTCCGTGAGAGGACAAGGGACGCAGGAAAGGCAAAGGCCGTCTCGACGCAGGCCGGCAATTACACGCTACAGCTGGGTGCTTTCAGTCAGGAAACCAACGCAAACGGGCTGGCGTCCCTGCTGAGAGACGAAGGTGTGACTGAGGTCGTAATAGTGCAAGAGGAGCGCGGCGGAAGAGTTCTCTACGTAGTAGGCTTGGGAGATTTTCCTACGAGGGAGGCCGCCGAGCGCAAGGGCAAAGAGCTTCGGGCTCGCCTCGGTCTCTCCTACAGCATAGTTGCAAAGTGA
- a CDS encoding tetratricopeptide repeat protein, with translation MWLEVPIVIVVLAVAIAAYLIWRVRRVKPTPSSSNHSTYARALNCLLEGDDEGAMRNLREAIREDTQNIDAYIRLGDLLRKRGEIEKALRIHRGLTVRTISDRTLLEALYRSLAEDNLACGKYQEAIVCAQKIRAMNKQSPFPLRLMTRVYEIQREWDKAYEMQEELEKLEKLEGRKGRPFLGLYKSYIGHDFLRRGKPKEAKRYFKDALRLDSECVPALLYLGDIYLEEGNLRRAISLWELIASRFPKIAYVVFGRLERAYFERGNLSDIVAVYEAILRESPKNVRTLIELAGLHQKKGDLKEAVRVLREVLAYDPVSALARQRLIAFLYQMGETDEAMDELKRFLEVIGARTEDYVCSACGYRSPDVLWRCPKCQTWESFLS, from the coding sequence ATGTGGTTAGAAGTGCCAATCGTAATAGTCGTGCTCGCAGTGGCCATTGCGGCCTACCTCATCTGGAGGGTCAGGAGAGTGAAGCCCACACCTTCCTCCTCGAACCACTCCACGTACGCGCGGGCTTTGAATTGCCTTCTGGAAGGCGACGACGAAGGCGCAATGCGTAACCTGAGAGAAGCCATTCGCGAGGACACCCAGAACATCGACGCGTACATAAGACTTGGCGACCTCTTGCGCAAGCGGGGAGAGATCGAAAAGGCGCTGCGAATACATCGTGGTTTGACCGTCAGGACGATTTCGGACCGAACACTGCTCGAGGCTCTCTACAGGAGCCTTGCGGAGGACAATCTTGCCTGCGGCAAGTACCAGGAAGCGATTGTTTGTGCGCAGAAAATCAGGGCGATGAACAAGCAGAGCCCCTTCCCGTTGAGGCTGATGACGCGGGTCTACGAGATACAGAGGGAGTGGGACAAGGCCTACGAGATGCAGGAGGAGCTGGAAAAGCTGGAGAAGCTCGAGGGGAGGAAAGGACGGCCGTTCCTGGGGTTGTACAAGAGTTACATCGGGCACGATTTTCTCAGGCGGGGCAAGCCCAAAGAGGCCAAGAGATACTTCAAGGATGCCCTGAGATTGGACAGCGAATGCGTGCCGGCTCTTCTCTATCTGGGTGACATCTATCTCGAGGAAGGGAACTTGAGAAGAGCGATCAGTCTCTGGGAGCTCATAGCGTCCCGGTTCCCCAAGATAGCGTACGTTGTTTTCGGCAGACTCGAGAGGGCCTATTTTGAACGAGGAAACCTCAGCGACATCGTCGCGGTGTACGAAGCCATCCTCAGAGAAAGCCCGAAGAACGTGAGAACGCTCATCGAGCTGGCGGGTCTTCACCAGAAGAAGGGAGATCTCAAAGAGGCGGTCCGCGTGTTGCGAGAGGTTCTGGCGTACGACCCGGTTTCTGCTCTCGCCAGGCAGAGGCTGATAGCATTTCTCTACCAGATGGGTGAGACGGACGAGGCCATGGACGAGTTGAAGAGATTCTTGGAAGTCATCGGTGCGAGAACCGAGGATTATGTGTGTTCGGCTTGCGGATACCGTTCTCCGGACGTACTCTGGCGCTGTCCGAAATGCCAGACCTGGGAGAGCTTCTTGTCGTAG
- a CDS encoding LapA family protein, producing the protein MWFVRMFLLLVVFVVVLGFALLNQGKSVDIVFFFPQEAYTYNVHLIFALFGAFVIGMLVWFFISLGHDIKVRRDASRLRKENKRLLEELNALRNLPLDEVTVKSE; encoded by the coding sequence TTGTGGTTTGTCAGGATGTTTCTTCTGCTCGTGGTTTTCGTCGTGGTTCTGGGTTTCGCTCTGCTCAATCAGGGTAAGAGCGTGGACATCGTGTTCTTTTTCCCTCAGGAAGCGTACACGTATAACGTCCATCTCATATTTGCTTTGTTCGGAGCGTTTGTGATAGGAATGCTCGTGTGGTTCTTCATATCGCTGGGGCACGACATCAAGGTGCGTCGTGACGCATCAAGATTGCGCAAGGAGAACAAGAGGCTACTCGAGGAACTGAACGCACTCAGGAATCTTCCCTTGGACGAAGTCACAGTCAAGTCGGAGTGA
- the miaB gene encoding tRNA (N6-isopentenyl adenosine(37)-C2)-methylthiotransferase MiaB, with amino-acid sequence MKYYMETYGCQMNVYDSGKLEDILREHCFSETSNPGDADFILVNTCSVRQHAEERALARIGELGRVRQRTKAVLAVCGCMAQRLGPEILRRRGVDIVIGPDAYSALLPAFEKSLATGSKTLDTTRDSGFRFEASSDGPARGLRAFVSIMKGCNNACSFCIVPAVRGPAVSRPHEEVLKEVRSLVDGGAKDVTLIGQNVNAYTHGRVDFAELLAMTSGAARDSRVRFTTSHPKDMSDSVIETMAREQNLCEHLHLPLQSGSSRILERMRRGYTATRYREIVKAVRRAVPDASITTDIIVGFPGEAVGDFEETCALVEEVGFDSAFMFKFSPRAGTEAASMNDDVPREEKERRLSELISIGQRVSRGKSASLIGRVMEVLVESEKSKGEERFLLGRTRCNRTVHVNGPREMVGRYMKARIDSSKGISLRGSLLDQ; translated from the coding sequence GTGAAGTACTACATGGAGACCTACGGCTGCCAGATGAACGTGTACGATTCCGGGAAGCTGGAAGATATTCTCAGAGAACACTGTTTCTCGGAAACTTCGAACCCGGGAGACGCCGACTTCATTCTTGTCAACACGTGCAGCGTGAGGCAACATGCGGAAGAAAGAGCCCTGGCGAGAATCGGTGAGCTGGGCCGCGTGAGACAGAGGACGAAGGCCGTCCTCGCGGTTTGCGGTTGCATGGCTCAACGGCTTGGGCCTGAGATTCTGAGAAGGCGCGGGGTGGACATCGTCATCGGCCCAGACGCCTACTCGGCGCTGCTACCGGCCTTCGAGAAGTCGCTGGCGACCGGCTCGAAGACGCTGGACACGACGAGAGATTCTGGATTTCGATTCGAAGCTTCGAGCGACGGGCCGGCTCGAGGACTCAGGGCCTTTGTCAGCATCATGAAAGGCTGCAACAACGCGTGCAGCTTTTGTATCGTTCCCGCCGTCAGGGGACCTGCCGTGAGCAGGCCACACGAGGAGGTGCTGAAAGAGGTGAGGTCTCTGGTGGACGGAGGCGCGAAGGACGTCACCCTGATTGGTCAGAACGTAAATGCATACACCCACGGAAGGGTGGATTTCGCAGAGCTTCTTGCGATGACGTCCGGGGCGGCCCGCGACTCGAGAGTCAGGTTCACCACTTCGCACCCGAAGGACATGTCCGACTCTGTGATCGAGACGATGGCGCGCGAGCAGAACCTTTGCGAGCACCTGCATCTTCCCCTGCAGTCAGGATCGAGCCGCATCCTGGAGAGGATGCGCAGAGGGTACACGGCAACGCGATACCGGGAGATAGTGAAGGCCGTCAGGCGCGCTGTCCCCGACGCCAGCATCACGACGGACATAATAGTGGGTTTTCCGGGGGAGGCGGTCGGTGATTTCGAGGAAACCTGCGCGTTGGTCGAGGAAGTGGGGTTCGATTCGGCGTTCATGTTTAAGTTTTCTCCGAGGGCGGGTACGGAAGCTGCCTCCATGAACGATGATGTGCCGCGCGAGGAAAAGGAGCGGAGGCTCTCGGAGCTAATTTCCATCGGGCAGCGTGTGTCCCGGGGGAAAAGTGCCTCTCTGATCGGTAGAGTGATGGAAGTGCTGGTGGAGTCTGAAAAGAGCAAGGGAGAGGAGAGATTCCTTCTGGGCAGAACAAGATGTAACCGGACGGTGCATGTGAACGGACCCCGGGAGATGGTCGGCAGATACATGAAGGCTCGGATCGACTCTTCGAAGGGGATTTCGCTTCGTGGGTCTCTCTTGGATCAGTAA
- the mtaB gene encoding tRNA (N(6)-L-threonylcarbamoyladenosine(37)-C(2))-methylthiotransferase MtaB, translating to MRRVFVGTFGCKLNQYDSQVISESFASKGHELTSEMLAADVCVVNTCSVTARSDYEARQLVRKISRANPRALILVTGCYAQRAPHEVARIGGVGLVAGNAEKASLSGLVESLQATGEAGTEVGSAGGAPERTISGPGFQRRSRALVKIQDGCDGCCSYCVVPSVRGRSRSEPVELIQKQVESLEASGFAEVVLTGASVGSYGDDLGNGQSLEGLLRILLTRAKELRFRLSSIEPGEITASLVEYVAGEERICRHFHVPMQSGDAGILRAMRRPYSPDEYAGKIQAIHSSLPDACLGSDVIVGFPGESESAFEKTCELVERLPLSYLHVFPFSRRPGTQAWQMGLEPTHSVKRARARVLRELGARKRSVFVESQMGVLAEAILEEEVEPGLFKGTTGNYLRVLVRAQGKKPRDAIRVRITARTDSSLLAQAC from the coding sequence ATGAGACGGGTTTTCGTTGGCACTTTTGGTTGCAAACTCAACCAGTATGACTCGCAGGTCATTTCGGAGAGTTTTGCTTCGAAGGGACACGAGCTCACCTCCGAGATGCTCGCGGCGGACGTCTGCGTCGTCAATACATGCAGTGTCACTGCGAGAAGTGATTACGAGGCAAGGCAGCTCGTCAGGAAAATAAGTCGCGCCAATCCGCGAGCCTTGATCTTGGTCACCGGGTGCTACGCCCAGCGTGCTCCACACGAGGTTGCGCGCATCGGTGGTGTGGGGCTTGTGGCCGGCAATGCCGAGAAGGCCTCGCTCTCCGGGCTTGTGGAGTCGTTGCAGGCCACCGGCGAGGCCGGGACAGAGGTAGGTTCTGCGGGCGGAGCACCGGAGCGGACGATCTCAGGGCCCGGGTTTCAGCGCCGTTCCAGGGCGCTCGTGAAGATTCAAGACGGGTGCGACGGATGTTGCAGCTATTGCGTGGTTCCTTCGGTCAGGGGCCGGAGCAGGAGCGAGCCGGTCGAGTTGATCCAGAAGCAGGTGGAGAGTCTGGAGGCCTCGGGTTTCGCGGAAGTGGTGCTTACCGGTGCCAGTGTGGGCAGCTACGGGGACGACCTGGGAAACGGTCAGTCACTCGAAGGCCTCTTGAGAATTCTCCTGACGAGGGCGAAGGAATTGAGGTTTCGTCTCAGTTCGATTGAGCCGGGAGAGATTACTGCTTCGCTCGTTGAGTACGTGGCTGGGGAGGAAAGGATATGCCGGCATTTTCACGTGCCCATGCAGAGCGGAGACGCCGGGATCCTTCGGGCGATGCGCAGACCGTATTCACCGGACGAGTACGCCGGGAAAATCCAGGCGATTCACTCCAGCCTTCCGGATGCCTGTCTCGGGAGCGACGTGATAGTGGGGTTCCCCGGCGAGAGCGAGAGCGCGTTCGAGAAAACGTGTGAACTTGTGGAGAGACTGCCGCTGAGCTATTTGCACGTGTTTCCGTTTTCCAGAAGGCCTGGAACGCAGGCCTGGCAGATGGGGCTGGAGCCGACTCATTCGGTCAAGAGGGCGAGGGCTCGCGTCTTGAGAGAGTTGGGCGCGAGAAAGAGGTCCGTTTTCGTTGAGTCTCAGATGGGGGTTCTTGCGGAGGCGATCCTTGAGGAAGAAGTCGAGCCCGGACTCTTCAAGGGAACCACCGGGAACTATCTGAGGGTGCTCGTGAGGGCGCAGGGTAAGAAGCCCAGAGACGCGATACGGGTGAGAATCACCGCGAGGACTGACAGTAGTCTGCTGGCTCAGGCATGCTGA